From the genome of Desulfurella sp.:
TTTGGGTTTATATCGTATTGTTGAATATCTTCTATTGAAGTATAATCAGTTCTGGTTATTATGTTTTTGGTTGTTGTTACAAGAAGTTTTTCAATAACATTTTCTAATTCTCTTACATTGCCTTTCCATGGAAGTGACTTAAATAAATCAATTAGCTCGAAATCGAGCTGCTTATTAAAGTTGTATTTACTGTTTATCCTGGAAACTACATAATTAACAAGAGGCTCTATATCATCTTTTCTTTGTCTAAGTGGCGGTATATGTATTGGTATAACGTTCAGTCGATAGTATAGATCCTCTCTAAAAAGTTTATTTGATATCATGTCTTTTAAGTTCCTATTGGTTGCAGCAATTATTCTTACATCAACATTAACAATTCCAGGAGAGCCAACTCGCGTGAATTGTCTATCCTGCAAAACCTGCAGTAGTTTTGCCTGGACATTTAAAGGCAATTCTCCAATTTCATCTAAAAATATTGTTCCTTTTTGAGCTGCTTCAAAAAAACCTTTTTTGCCTTTAGGGTTAGCACCTGTAAAGGCTCCACCTTCATACCCAAAAAGTTCTGTTTCAATTAGATTTTCTGGGATGCTTGCACAGTTTACTTTTACGAAAGGATAATTTTTGCGTGGGCTTGCATCGTGAATGAATTTTGCTAAAACCTCTTTTCCAACACCAGATTCACCTGTAATTAACACAGTGGAATCAACATTTGCAACCCTTAGTGCAAAGTCTACAATATTTACCATCTGAGAGCTAAATGCAATAATCTGATTATTGTTATTTTGTTTGCTGTCATAATCAATGTTACTCATATAGTGCACTTCACTTAAATCATAAACTGTATTTACTACGTATTTCAAATTTCCACTTTGGTCAAAAAAAGGTTTGCCTCTAGCTAAAAGTTTTCTATTTGTTTTTGTAATATAAGAAACCGCAGCAGGTTTTTTTGTTTTTATAACTAGTAGTGTTGCAGATGCTGTAAAGTACTTTTGTTTTACTAACTCTTCAAGTGTTTTCCCAATAAGTTCTTTAGCTTTTATTAAAGACATTTCTTCAAATGCTTTGTTTACGTACAGTGTTTTGCCTTTTTCATCTGTAAAATAAATTCCCACAGATAAATTATCCATTATTATGTCTTTTGTTGTGCTATTTAAAATAATATCGATCATTTACTTTAAATTTTTAGATTAAAATTCTATACTGTCAGAATTTCCTACATACAGTTTGCTTTGACTGCCAAATTTTGCACTGCCTCCGACTACATTTATACCTTTTTTTATCATATGTTCGACGGCAACCACACCTGTACAGTGATTCGCGGCAACTTTTTTTAAACCCCAGCTGCCAAGTTTTTCTATTTCTTTAGCTTTTTGATCATTCCAATCTTCCAGTAGCGAGATATGCAAACCACCATATAAACCATAAAGGTTATTTCCATAATTGTTTTTTACATATTCCATCATTGAGTTAACACCTGGATGACAGCAGCCAGTGATTGTAACAAATCCTTTATCTTTTAGATTGAATACTAAAATTTGCTCATTTTTTACGCCTAGAATTATATCCATTTTATAAACAAAAGAAGAAAGTTCATCGTTTTGAAATCTGTCATCAACTTCTATTAGTTTGCCTTTAAAATTGCTTTTTTCAATTATATCATAGCCTTTTGTGCTAAAACCAACAGGTATATACAAGTTAAAATCATTTCTAATTTTAGTTATACTGTTTAGACCCCAAAAATGATCCATGTGTTCGTGGCTTATAAAAACATCGTTTAATTTATCTTTTTTTAAAAGCTCAATAACACCTTCCCTATCAAACACCCAGTCCATATATGTTTCTCTCCAGCCAACATCAAGTAGCGCGTAACCTTTTTGTTCGTTTTTTGTGTATTCTATCAAAGCACTGTAGCCACCTGAATTCTTATAATCCCAGTTAATCAAATATTGGTTTGTATTCATTCCGCCTGCTTTTTTAATATCGCTCATAAGCAAATCTGTATCAAACCAACTTGTTTCAGATAAGCATGTAACTTTTAAGCTATCTACGCTAAACATAAAAACCCCCTAAGAAAATATATAAGTACTAGCTAATTTTGCTTCCTGGCTTAATATCGCCGTCAACAGTTAATAATTTTAAAGTTTTTCCATCTTTTGCAGCAAGCAACATGCCATTTGATTCTACATTCATTAATTTTGCCTTTTGCAAGTTTGCCACCACTATTATTGTTTTTCCAACTAAATCTTGTGGTTCAAAGTATTCTTTAATGCCTGCAACTAAAGTTCTTGGTTCTTCTTCGCCAATGTCTATTTTAAGTTTCATTAATTTATTTGATTTTTCAATGGGTTTTGCTTCCAGTATTTTTGCAACTCTTAAGTCTATTTTTTTAAATTCATCTATGCTAATTCGCTCCTGGTTTTCTTGAAGTTTTTGCTCATATTCGTACCTTTTAAAAAGCATTTCTTTTTTTCCAATTTTTATAGTATCTGTTTTCCAGTTTAAGAAAAAGTCAATGTCTTTTTTGCTAATGTCGTCTTCAAAGCCTATTTGATTGTAGATTTTTTTTGCTGTATCTGGCATGAAAGGCAAAATTGCCCCACTAATAAATTTTATTACACAATATATATTAAATAAAACATTATCAAGTTCGTTTTTATCTTTAATTGTCCAGGGCTGTTTTTCTGTAATATATTTGTTTGCAAATCTTACAAAGTTCATTATTGATTCAAGTGCTTCGTCAAATCTGAAAATATCAAAAGCAGTTTTTATGTTTTCAAATGTTGATTGGGCTAAATTTTTTATTGTATTATCAACAGTTGCTTCTTTTACAATACCATTATTGTATTTTTCTATCATTGTAAGAGACCTATTAATTAGATTTCCAAGGTCATTTACAAGATCACTATTTATTTTATCAACAAATTCTTTTTCGCTAAAATTGCCATCCATACCAAACGGAACGGCTTTTAACAGATAATATCTGTATGCATCGCGCGGGTATTTTTCTATCATTTCGTTTGGATCTACAACATTGCCAAGTGATTTACTCATCTTTTTGCCATCAACTGTCCACCAGCCATGCGCTACAATATGCTTTGGCAAAGGTAAATCAAGGCTCATTAAAAACGCAGGCCAATATACAGCGTGAAATTTAAGTATGTCTTTTCCCACAAGATGAACATCAGCAGGCCAGATTTCAAGGAAATTTTCATTTGGATAACCAATAGCAGTTAAATAGTTAAATAGTGCGTCAAACCATACATATATCGTGTGTTTTTCATCAAAAGGTACTTTTATTCCCCAATCAAGATTTATGCGTGTAACGCTTAAATCCTTAAGTCCGCTTTTAACAAAACTGACAATTTCATTATATCGGGATTTTGGCAGTATAAAGTCTGGATTTTCTTCATAAAACTTTAGCAATCTGTCCTGATATTTTGATAATTTAAAAAAATAAGATTCTTCTTTTATTAGCTCAAGTGGTCTATTGCAATCTGGACATGTATTGTTTGGACCTGGTTGTGTATGAAATGTTTCGCATGGCACACAATACCAGCCTTCGTATTCATCTTTGTAAATATCTCCATTTTTATATACTTCTTCAAATATTTGCGCGACAGATGTTTTATGGTAGTCATCTGTTGTTCTTATAAATTTTGTATTTGTTATATCAAGTTTTTTCCATAAATTTTGAAATCTAATAACAACTTCATCTGCCAATTGTTTTGGTGTTTTGTTTAACGCTTTAGCCGTATTTTCAATCTTTTTTCCATGCTCATCTGTGCCTGTCAGGAAAAATACATTTTCTTTCATTAACCTGTGAAAACGGGCAAGAGTATCGGCCGCAATTGTAGTATATGAATGTCCAATATGTGGCACGTCGTTAACATAATAGATCGGGGTTGTGACATAGTAACTATTCTTTTTCTTCAATAATTTCATATTCATCTCCTTTTTCTTCTGCAATTTTTATAACACTTTTTATAGAATTTGCCTTTACTTCTATCATTTTATTTTCTTGATCTTTGATTGTTATAGTATTTTTTAAAGGATTTGCAAGTACAAGTTCACCTTCGCACTCGTCAGTTTTAACAATTGAGCCTTTTGGTGGTAAATTTTTTAAAAAATCTGAATAAATATGCTCTTCGTAATACAAACAACACAGTAGTCTGCCACATATACCAGATATTTTTTTAACACTTATGCTTAGGTTTTGGTCTTTAGCCATTTTTATGGATACAGGCTCAAAGTTTTGTAAAAAGCGCTTGCAACAAACAATTTGACCACACAAGCCAATCCCACCAATAAGTTTAGCTTCATCTCTAACACCAATCTGGCGCATTTCGATGCGTGTTTTAAAGTAAGAAGCAAGTTTTTTTACCAGGTGTCTAAAATCTACCCTGGTTGGTGATGTAAAGTAAAATATGATTTTGCTATTGTCTATGGTATACTCAACATCTACCAGTTTTATGTCTAAATTAAGATTTTTGGCTTCCTGAGAACAATATTTTCTGGCTTTTTGTGCCAGGATAAGATTTTCATTGTATTTTTGGTAATCAGCTTGTGTGGCAACTCTAACTATGCTTTTTAACTTGTCATCTTTCTCATGGGAAATTTTTATAACCCTGCCAAGATTTAAACCTCTTTCTGATTCAGCAATTACAAAATCGCCAACATTTAAATCAAATTTTGAATATTTAAAAGGAATTATACTATTTGAATGCTTAAATACAACATAAGCTATGCTCATTTCTTTATCCTCCAAAGTTCGATACACATATTAGCTAAAAATAAATCAATATTTAAATTATAGGTCCTTAAGTCTTTATAGCATCTAGTTAGAAAAATTGAGTTCTCTGGAAAATTAGAAGACAATTTTTTTATAAAGCTTTTTATATATTTTAAAAAAAGTGGTTTATTTTGTTTACATAAATTTTTAATGTTTAAAAGTTCTTTCAAAAAATTACTTTTGTCTTTTTTTTCAAAAAATTCATACAATTTATCAATATTTTGATCTTCTATATTAAAATTGACAATTTGGGATCTTGAAATAAGTGTATCAAGTATATATTCTGTTTCGTAAAAAATGAAATAATTTAAATTAATTGGTTCTTCTGTGAGTTTTAGCAAAGCATTTTGTGATTCGATATTTGCCTTTCCAATCAAAAAAGCGTATGGTTTTTCACTTATTTCAGATGATTTTATTTTAATTTGATTTACATCCTGTAATTTTAAATCTTCAAATTCATACCAGGTATCTACATTTAAACTTTGGCAAAATTCTCTTGCATCATCAAGGCTTGCATTTATAAGAGAAAATGTTGTAAATTTAGACAAATATTGTTTCATAACATTTTATAACATTTAAAAAAACATTTTGTAGCTTATCATGTGCATCAATTGTAAAAAAATTGTATTTTTTTGCTAGATCCAAATAACCTTGTCTAACTTTTTCAAAAAAATCTAAATTTTTATTTTCTATTGAGTCAAGTTTTTTACTTCTACTTAATGCGATTTTAGGGCTACAATCTAGATAAAATACTGCATCAGGCAAAAAATTACCTACGACAAATTCATTAAGTTTAATAACAAAATCTATATCAATCCCGCCACCGTAGCCTTGATAGCAAATTGTTGAGTAAAATGATCTATCGCTTACAATAAACTCAACATTTTGCTTTTTAAGTTTTTCTATATGAACTGATCTATCAGCTAAAAATAAAAAAAGTAAGGTTTTGTTTGTTTGATTTTGTCTTATTAATGCTTCTATTTCTGAAGTATAAGGTTCTTTTGTATAAAAAACACTGTAGTTTTTGTCATAGAGATACTCAACAAACATTTTAGATATAGTAGTTTTACCACTTCCATCTAGGCCTTCAAATACTATATATTTCATATTTAAAATAATGTTAATTCTTGATTTTGGCTGTTTTTTGGAATAAAAAAACTTCTACCTAATATTTTAATAGATTCGCTCCAATTTGTTTCATTTGCTTGTAGATTTTGCAATGGCTCCATTTTTGAATCCATTGTATCAATTAAATGGAGCAGAAGTGCTTCTTTGGTTTTTGGAATTTTGGGAGAACCATACTCATACTCTCCATGATGAGCCAATATGCAGTGTAAAATTTGAACTTCTTGTTCAAATGGAAGCTTTATTGTTTTTAGTTTTTCTTTTACTAGATTGTAACCAATTACAATGTGACCAATAAGCCTACCTTCATTTGTATAGTTAAATGTAGAAGCATCTATCTCATAAACCTTCCCAATATCGTGCAAAAGCGCTCCTGCAACCAGTATATCAACATCAATTGGCATATAAAACTTTGATACTTCTTTTGCAATTTTGGCAACTGATACTGTATGCTCAATCAAACCGCCAATATATGCATGATGCATGCTTTTGGCAGCTGGGGCTTTTTTAAACTTTACAAAAAATTCTTCTTCGCCAAAAATGCTTAGTAGTAATTTTTTAATGCC
Proteins encoded in this window:
- a CDS encoding MBL fold metallo-hydrolase gives rise to the protein MFSVDSLKVTCLSETSWFDTDLLMSDIKKAGGMNTNQYLINWDYKNSGGYSALIEYTKNEQKGYALLDVGWRETYMDWVFDREGVIELLKKDKLNDVFISHEHMDHFWGLNSITKIRNDFNLYIPVGFSTKGYDIIEKSNFKGKLIEVDDRFQNDELSSFVYKMDIILGVKNEQILVFNLKDKGFVTITGCCHPGVNSMMEYVKNNYGNNLYGLYGGLHISLLEDWNDQKAKEIEKLGSWGLKKVAANHCTGVVAVEHMIKKGINVVGGSAKFGSQSKLYVGNSDSIEF
- the metG gene encoding methionine--tRNA ligase, which produces MKLLKKKNSYYVTTPIYYVNDVPHIGHSYTTIAADTLARFHRLMKENVFFLTGTDEHGKKIENTAKALNKTPKQLADEVVIRFQNLWKKLDITNTKFIRTTDDYHKTSVAQIFEEVYKNGDIYKDEYEGWYCVPCETFHTQPGPNNTCPDCNRPLELIKEESYFFKLSKYQDRLLKFYEENPDFILPKSRYNEIVSFVKSGLKDLSVTRINLDWGIKVPFDEKHTIYVWFDALFNYLTAIGYPNENFLEIWPADVHLVGKDILKFHAVYWPAFLMSLDLPLPKHIVAHGWWTVDGKKMSKSLGNVVDPNEMIEKYPRDAYRYYLLKAVPFGMDGNFSEKEFVDKINSDLVNDLGNLINRSLTMIEKYNNGIVKEATVDNTIKNLAQSTFENIKTAFDIFRFDEALESIMNFVRFANKYITEKQPWTIKDKNELDNVLFNIYCVIKFISGAILPFMPDTAKKIYNQIGFEDDISKKDIDFFLNWKTDTIKIGKKEMLFKRYEYEQKLQENQERISIDEFKKIDLRVAKILEAKPIEKSNKLMKLKIDIGEEEPRTLVAGIKEYFEPQDLVGKTIIVVANLQKAKLMNVESNGMLLAAKDGKTLKLLTVDGDIKPGSKIS
- a CDS encoding sigma 54-interacting transcriptional regulator, which codes for MIDIILNSTTKDIIMDNLSVGIYFTDEKGKTLYVNKAFEEMSLIKAKELIGKTLEELVKQKYFTASATLLVIKTKKPAAVSYITKTNRKLLARGKPFFDQSGNLKYVVNTVYDLSEVHYMSNIDYDSKQNNNNQIIAFSSQMVNIVDFALRVANVDSTVLITGESGVGKEVLAKFIHDASPRKNYPFVKVNCASIPENLIETELFGYEGGAFTGANPKGKKGFFEAAQKGTIFLDEIGELPLNVQAKLLQVLQDRQFTRVGSPGIVNVDVRIIAATNRNLKDMISNKLFREDLYYRLNVIPIHIPPLRQRKDDIEPLVNYVVSRINSKYNFNKQLDFELIDLFKSLPWKGNVRELENVIEKLLVTTTKNIITRTDYTSIEDIQQYDINPKFILKNYERELLLNLLPTCKNTRELAKKFGVSQPTIVRKLKQHNISIQK
- a CDS encoding regulatory iron-sulfur-containing complex subunit RicT, with translation MSIAYVVFKHSNSIIPFKYSKFDLNVGDFVIAESERGLNLGRVIKISHEKDDKLKSIVRVATQADYQKYNENLILAQKARKYCSQEAKNLNLDIKLVDVEYTIDNSKIIFYFTSPTRVDFRHLVKKLASYFKTRIEMRQIGVRDEAKLIGGIGLCGQIVCCKRFLQNFEPVSIKMAKDQNLSISVKKISGICGRLLCCLYYEEHIYSDFLKNLPPKGSIVKTDECEGELVLANPLKNTITIKDQENKMIEVKANSIKSVIKIAEEKGDEYEIIEEKE
- a CDS encoding HD domain-containing protein, with the translated sequence MFEIIKEIKEKKHQEINGELFMVLEKHFLDARNGDKYIGLKLKDKSGVIEAKIWKNVYHLHENFKEGDFVKLKAKTNYYKDNWQLIIEDIQKVDVDEKLKDEFLPKTKKDIEVLSKELFAIINGLQNQGIKKLLLSIFGEEEFFVKFKKAPAAKSMHHAYIGGLIEHTVSVAKIAKEVSKFYMPIDVDILVAGALLHDIGKVYEIDASTFNYTNEGRLIGHIVIGYNLVKEKLKTIKLPFEQEVQILHCILAHHGEYEYGSPKIPKTKEALLLHLIDTMDSKMEPLQNLQANETNWSESIKILGRSFFIPKNSQNQELTLF
- the tmk gene encoding dTMP kinase: MKYIVFEGLDGSGKTTISKMFVEYLYDKNYSVFYTKEPYTSEIEALIRQNQTNKTLLFLFLADRSVHIEKLKKQNVEFIVSDRSFYSTICYQGYGGGIDIDFVIKLNEFVVGNFLPDAVFYLDCSPKIALSRSKKLDSIENKNLDFFEKVRQGYLDLAKKYNFFTIDAHDKLQNVFLNVIKCYETIFV